GGAAAATTTTCGCTCAACTGTGATTGGACCGCAGCTTTTCAGAAGTGTACTTTAGCCAATGGTTCCAGGACCACTGGATAATGAATGGTCTGGTCAGACGAGCGGGACAAATGGAACGAGATTGTCTCTCTTTGACATAACCAAAATTTAGGAAACTGGAACAATCGAGACTTCTCTATTACTACAATCTCAAAAGTGTGGAGAGCAATCAAATCTGCTCACGTCGAAAACAAAGAGGGGAGGACTAAAACCCAGCCTCCATTGAAGTGCTGAAGATAAATGATGTCAGATCTAGCGATGATGGATTGGTGTGCTGGTTTCTCTTACCTATCCAAGAAGCTTCAGAAGAATTGGCCAAGACGACTTTCTCGCTTTCGAGTTGCGGCAAAAGAATTGCACTGAATCCCAGGACGGTTCCAATACTTGCTGAAGCCAAACAGGAGATCAGCCCAGCCGCTAGGAACTGAAATGAAGGGACAAGTTTTATGGATGGTGCACGTTTTATGGTGATGGAACTTTCACTTTTTGTAGTGCCACATCAATGGGCTCGagaatgattgatttttttcatctttcaaggCCACCATGAGTGGTAGGTTTCGTGCAAGAATTTAAATTCCAAAGCGAGATTACTGAAAGGGTTGAATCAAAATGTGTTAAATACTGCGACAATTTTGCCTGGAAGATAGCtatttgcaagaaaaatgtttggCATGTTTCAACTTAGGAAGAGCAATGCTTCATGACAGTCGAATTTGGGGTGTAATCATAACGCTGTTTTTACTTCATTTAGATAATTTCTCAAGCTAAGTTTCTTGACTTTGTTTGTAGGATCATAGCGTATTTAGCACTTGCAACGAACATTTTCCACACTAATGTCAGTCACTGTAAAAGGTCTCCACTTGAAGGTTTGattcatgatatttttgaatgaagtatTCACTCAAGAATGATGATGTTTGAAAGATTGTGGTCTTTTAGTTTAGTAATTTACTTTAATAATTTAACTTATTCTTGACAACTTAAGTTGAAAACGTTTTAGGCGTTTAAAATCAGAATGTACCTAGAATGCCAGTTGATGGTTTGATCTTTATTTAATGAAGGAAAACTTACTTAGATTAGAAGCCAATAAAGAGACTTAAAGTGGATCAATTACAAGACAAAATGAATATGTGAGACAGTTCTATAAAATTATTCAACTACTTATCAATTAAtacaaaactttaaaaaacaagCTAGTAGGCTAAAATTAGACTAAACTCTTCCAACCAATGCTACATTATTATGTGTAAATGATTTCAATGATGCATCTTAAAGTTATAATGTAATTGTTCAGAAGCTACACATGTATTTTACTCTTTGAACATATCCCAAAGCTTTCATGTTGACCGAAATACACTACAGATCTACACGTTGACCCGAATTTCAAGTaccaaattgattgatttgcttCGTTCGGTataaaaacacaatttctgaTGAATCTTAAGGTTCTCTTGCAATCACATGTACATCCCAAAGTCCACAtaagcctttttgaaaattcttttctttctccagcttcctttcaatttttcatgttACCTGATGTCCTTGACTTTGAGCCGGAGAAGGATCCTCATGTAacaaaatggacattttttgtcgTCAACTTCCATTAGCTTGCAGTTCGCTGAACACTACCGGAAAAGTTTGATCGAAGCCAGAGTCAACTAGGGCATCAGCTGACCATTCCAATCCCATTTCATATTGCTCGGAACTCAAGTTCCAcatgaggatgaagaggaaatCGTTGAAGAGGACTAGCAATATTTATCAATGCTAATCGATGACTAAACACGTTTGTGAGTTGGAAGTTTATCCGTACGTTAGTGACTAAAACGGCAAATGGAATGAAGGGATGTGGCAAATGCATTCTAATTCTTTGTTGGACTTCCGGGATTCAGCAGTCCTGGGACATGACGTCGCTAGACTAAAAACGCGCACGAGCACTTGCACATGTATGTAGATAGTATTGCTAGAAGGAGCCTTTGTGGTCTATTGTTATTCAAAGGGTATCTTACTCTATTTTTCCGCTAAGGTATAATATCATATTCTTCCATTCTTAAACCTGAATTAGTGTACATAGATTGAACAAAATCCACACAAAAGCAAGAAACTGAAATCACGTCAAAAGTATGCAATTTATTTGCACTTATTCTTGCAGCTTTTGGGATGGCTATGTGTAGGAACAGACTGACTCGGTGAAAAAGTGGACCCACAGTGATCGTAAAAGACCGAAAAGATAGTTGTTTTGGCTGAATCATGAACCACTAGAATATAGACGGGGATGCTTGGGTctaaaattttcatttttgaggaaAGGAATAGTATGGTATTTGACTtcattttcgaattaaagtaatgaaataaggaATGCAGATCTCCTTAATAAAACGTGGGTTTTTATATATAATATACTTGTAAAGTGGCTCGTTTCAAGGTTATAATGTCACAAGCTTATGtagttgaccaagagcaggccaaaaacttgaaatttatCTGGTGTTTACGTACCACATTACTTTGGACCTACCTCCTGAGTTCCTTGAgaatagttttgggctcaaaattggccaacttcatctattcaacaagatgttgtggtcgtatgaaatGCCGATTTTAAATAAAGTCAACAATTTAAgaggtaatttttttttgcttccgttcacgGTTCACATCTCAAGAAATCCGTGACCCAACCCACCACAGTAGCGACATTGGAccactgctgtaccgtacatccgacCCAACCCACCACAGTAGCGACATTGGACCAATCCCAAATGACCAAGAATCCAATGCGTTTACTCGATTTCGAAATGTCAATTCTAGACCctaccatccccgtccatattcagTTATGGCGAAAGTAAGTAAGGACGTTTAAACAACAGTGCCCTTAATCTGCCCCGGACCTTTCTTAATTTTCCAGCATGTGCGTTGGAGGATGTACGGTGTTTGAAAATCCGGTGTTTGAAGAGCGTTTGGTAGAAGACCCAAATTTGGGCATCCATACGGTAGAGAGTTACCGAACCAAATGTTCTGAATTAAAATCTGATTTGGCTCACGTTATCGTtcaataatcttttttttgcgaacttctTTACCgatactgggaatgggatccccagcagttccAGACGGAAAAAGGCATTAATTCTACTTGACTCNNNNNNNNNNNNNNNNNNNNNNNNNNNNNNNNNNNNAGCTTTACCGTTTTGCCAAACTAGCAATTcacaaaaaaaggttttcttatttttaatCCTTAAAATTTTGCCATGCCCATATCTCTCttcaaatatttatgaaatcGACCCTAGGAAAAATAAGGGAAGTCTGAAGGTCGGCATACAACTCGCCTGGTACATGACATTTAGGAAGGNTGATGTCCTTGACTTTGAGCCGGAGAAGGATCCTCATGTAacaaaatggacattttttgtcgTCAACTTCCATTAGCTTGCAGTTCGCTGAACACTACCGGAAAAGTTTGATCGAAGCCAGAGTCAACTAGGGCATCAGCTGACCATTCCAATCCCATTTCATATTGCTCGGAACTCAAGTTCCAcatgaggatgaagaggaaatCGTTGAAGAGGACTAGCAATATTTATCAATGCTaatgatgttcctagtgaagcaTCTTAggacttgtttgactttttgcaaacctgctgaactcattggaacccaaatgggcaaggcatattcaagacaGTTGACTaatacagagttagcatcgcgatactatctctggaatTAAACGTgggatatatccaaccacatgtttgaaaagctgcaTCAACTTTCAGctgaatatgctcatcgagatttgcattattttggaggaccacacctaaatccttcatggataaAACCCGCTCGATGTGTTtccctccattatctacgaacGGAGTGTTTAATGGCATCGACCCAAAAgttattgagcggaatttcatttcattcaaggtCATGTTAGGGCGGCTTTAGGGCGGCTTTAGAGCAGCTTTACACtgcgatggaaaaccaggattgaatccggtttgaggatggaagtaggactagtgctggggcgaatCTAGACTAAAGTCCGAGCCCTTTCTAAAAGGCTGAAGTCCggatttgtaaaaaaaacatcattctttggtttaaatttcgaaatgtgattttttttttggttcgacttgagtattgtactcgagtcctctgctggactcgccccaacactgGTCCtgcttcaatcctcaaaccggattcaatctcggttttccatcctagcgTAAAGCAGCCcttactctcagcaacccaagagttgATTTGATGTAAGACCTCTTTCAGACAATcagaatcttgaccattcctatgacacactaattttgtatcatcagcatatgAAGAGACATTGACTTTACTTctgagcttctgaagtggagcaatgaaggtGATGAAgaggagaggacctaaaatggagccctgaggaacacccgacttgacatcatgtaggTGACTAAGGgttccctcaaccttaaccaattgcttcctaccagaaatagaacttcttagccaatcgagaaccttgccttggatcctcATCTCATTAagtctgttaactaaaaggccatggtctaccttgtcaaaggccttggcaattTCGAGGTGACTACATCAACCGATTCAcggctctctagtccctcagtGACCTGCTCTATacgctcaatcagttgggtaaccgtgctgaAATGCCCCCGGATTTGCTTCACATTGTTTAATATATATTCGGCATCAAATGTCCATGGAGTTGTGACTGCCTCGGTCTCTCAACAGGATCCAAGTACACACTTCCCGTATGGGGACATATAGGCAAGCTCTgtcaggttcgtttgtttgctggtatcagtgtcagtgatgcaagtttggagatTCAAACACgattttgagaagctgacccttctttcacaatGCTATATGAGACAAGGTCTCAGCTTCgctaaaaccagtttgaaacgccaattttgcatcactggcattggcagcaAGTTTGTTTGATGGTACCAGCGCTTGGCTAAATGTCCGAAATGAGTCAAACAGATAGCCCCTGGGTATAGAAATTGAGGGCTGGTCAAATAGTTCAATCTTTAATCAATGGTAAACCGACATGTAGATATTGTAAACTAGCATTAATACCGTAATACGCGTATTAAACTTGACCTTATATTGGAACCTGGATTACAAGCTCCCAAATTTTGTTTGAGGCTTGTCATTGGCTAATTCATCACCCTGAAACGTGGCCTTCAACAAAGGATTAGATAGACGAGAAGAGTAGCACAATCTAGTTCGCAATAAAGGACATACAATTCAAGTCTTACATGTGAATTGAATAAGTGTTAGGAATAATTCGATAATAAAGGTTCAAATACTAGTTGATATGTCCGTGGCACAAATGAGAATGGTCATCAAAGGCTGGTGCAATTTATGTCTCAAAGTTCCCCCTCTTACGCCCCAAGCAGCTTTAGGGTTTGTTCCAAAAGCCATTAGTCTGTGGAATACCCTCACTGAACCTCTAAACTGGAGCCTTACTTGACGAACACTCGTTCAAAAGAGTCTAGGGCAGCACCTGAAAACTCTACAATTCAGCAATATAAAGTCAtaaagtggcaaaaagtgtGAATTCACTTATTTATAAATATTCGCATTCATTCAAAGTTATTGCCGGCTAGTTCGAATTCATGTCACACTGTCAAATGAGCCCAGCGAAGCCAAATGATGCATCGCTTCCTTGCATATTTATCCTAAGAGCCACACAAGACGTatattatttattgtttattgttgagagccactcacagacacaatgtgtataaaagagtaatggcacaattgggaaaaatattaaaaccgagagaatggaaaagaagcacTATTAGTTAATTGCTCAAGAAGTAGAACACATAcgataagaaaacaaattaattgcttccggtccaaaccaattttttgaaagaagcagACGATTATTCAAGTTGTTCCAGCCAATGGGTTGCCACCAACGTCCCCGAATGGTCCACCTGGCCAATGGCTGCCTTGGATTTTGAACTGTCCTCTATGAAATTATGCACTCTTTAGGCCTGATTTTGCTTCGGAGTTTAAAATGTACGTTAATAAGCCAGATTATCCAGTTTGGCTGAAAGTGCGAGAAGAATATCCCTTTTTTATTGTAGGTTTCGGTCATGGGTTTACTCATCTGGACAAGGTGAAAAGCCAATAAAAGACATAACTCTGGGAAACATGGCcgagtggccggaatctaagtttccagccactcgtgaagaaaatagacattatCAAACACCAAACTTGGCTTCGAGTGGTTTCTAGGGAaattcataccttgaaaactggttcttgtaaaagaataCTGTATACTCAGTAGCCGCATCTCTCTTTACATGAGGTTTATTGAAGTagggatttcaaaaagttcaaaaagggTCAACAGCAAGAACgcgtttgccatttcatgatGCCCTCTCGTGGGAAGAGAAGCCCGGGCAAGCCCtcctcgctcttctcttcaaactagacggcatgaaatgggcgaatgcaaggtgtcttgaccttgtcgactttcttcaagcctcacttttataaactccacgcaaagaatgcccccgcaattgaataaatagctattgtGTCACTGCACCTAATGCCTACACCTCGCTACTTCTATCGATGGAAAACCACCTATCTtggaaagtaagaaaaaattGCCCCAAGACAAAAGACCGCAATTTTATGTGGCGTGACCAAACCAAGGCGCTACTTGAAAGaacaatatcaatgaaaaCCCTTTTTTAGAGTACTTGTATCTTTTTGAGATTAATTGGCCATGGGACTGCAGGTTATTTCCAAGAAGTATTGCAACAAGGCTAAGCACGTCAACTTGAATAAAGGTTATCTTTCACATTGTATGTCAGGAAATTAGACCAAAGAAGACAATATATGTACTGAGGTTGCACTTCACTCCACATCAATGGTTTAGGCTTTTGGTCTCATATATAGGGAGCGGATCTACAAGACTGGGAATATAGATTGGCGCCCTCAACAAAAGTCGATCGTTCTTTCCCCATAGGACCTAGCGCCAAGAAACCTCTCCTTCAGTTGACCACAGAAGATAAATAGCAATTATCCGGGGAAATTTCAAGCCAATGACGAGAAGGAATGGAGATCTGGAAGGAATCTCTTTCTCGGAGGCCGAATGCCGTTGTGCAGTGGTCTTTACCGAAGGAGAATTGCCATCAATGACTTTTTTGGCAAGGCCTGGACATTTGGGCTCCTAGCACTCCAGACCTTATTTCTTTGGCTTCGTTTGTCTGAGGCTATGTTGAATCCAATTCCAACAGACGTATCCGTTCaacaaaatcttcattgattaCATCCACCGGCAGAACAAGGCCAATAGAACAACGGACTTTTTGGTCAACAACGCTCCCTCGTCAATAAGGTCTTGCGTACAGTAAGTCATTGACGCAAACGGGGCTTACATCAAATAGCATATAATCATGTGTATCTTGATACTCCTTGCAAAATTTTAacacttttgatcaaaaactgaaGGCCAGACAAcgttacatatttttttgaagcGCGTCAATTTGAATTCCTTGTGCTACAGTATATAGTAATATCTGACAAGGGGAACTGATAATGGGATCAATTTGCGTGCGACAGCACAATTTGGcggatttgcatttttttattgcaaagaTAATTCTTACGAGATTGAAATCTAAAAAGTAACCAGTAATACGCATTGGGATGGGATTCGTATAATATAGGAATGAGAAGGTTTTCTTTGCTTCTCAGTTCTAGTAATGCAATTGAACTCAGTCCACCATTCATTCCGAATTTGACACATATTCACAACATGATTGGGTTGTATATGAAACAACGAGCTAATTTACAAGAAAGAATGGATTTAATAAGTTTTTCGTTTCATTCCGTACATGGCTAAGATTAAGAGCACTAAAAAACATTGTGATGGGATGCtcaaacagagagagagagattgagaTCATAATTGAATTATGGGCGTACAGTTTTGGAGGGGACTTGAATTCTATGGCACCTCAAGAGTTGAAATTGGGGTTAACCTTGATTGTaatcttttttccattttgcatgattgtcagaaaatgagttggaaaGCAAACGGGCGTAGAACCCAAGCAcccaaattggaaaaccaGAAGAAATTTGGCGTCTTAGATCTCGTTCATCCCAtgttttgaccttgttcatttattcatcatcTTTCGGAACTCTGCATAGCTCAATCGACCGTCCCCATCGGCGTCGAAGCGGGCAAAGACCTTCTCGATTTGCTCTTTGGAAAGGTTCTTGGACAACTTCTCCATCTCCGACTTGGTGATGTATCCATCCTTGTCCTTATCGTAGAGCTTGAAGGCCAGCTCTGCCTGTTTACCCGCATCCTTTGGCTGCTGACGATCATCTTGACTTTTGGGGTCTTCCATCACCTacaaaaaaatttaaaaaaaaatcttagtaGAGCAACTTTCACAGCTTAAGAACACATCTTTGCAAACACAAAGGTTGACATTTACTTGTGATCCTTTACTTTAGAGCTAAACAGATCTCCACTTTTTGTTTCTATTGACATAACACGAAAGGCAAAATAAGTTCTTGCAATGAGTACTCCATGGTTCTtgtcatttcaaaagcattgttCCGTTCCATGTAGCCTAAAGAGTGATCAAAAATCGATAACACCAACTTCTTAAGTTTTCGAAATTGAATGAAGTCGGTGAAAGTCGTACCATTTACCTGAAAGGTCCAAGATAAATTCTAAGCCATGTTACAAAAGCCATAAACCTTGACATTTTCACGGAAAAGGCGAAGGTATCAATTATGCATTACCTTATTTATTTGTCTATCTCTCGGTTGAAAGCTAGATTATCAGCTATAGTTAGTAGGGACCTATTCGTATGATGGAGAATTCGACGCAAAACATCTCAAATATCGGTATGAATAAAAATACTAGACGTTCGCTTCATTCCCAATTAATATTTGAGCATCAATTGGCGACGAATGTTAAGAACGAACATTATTTCGTGAGAGGAAAGTCTTCTCCGAAATCAATTATGAACTGAACCCACTAAAGGATCCTGTTCAACGACGTGACCTTGTGACATCTGAAAACTTGGCTTCTATCCAGAAATAACTGTCGTTTTGGGATCCATTTGAGCcttggcttttgaaaatgcaagtgCGAGAGTAAATGCCCAAGGGCTTCGAGATACATTTGCCATCGaatgaacaacaaattgtATGTGTCTCCCACACCTATGTGCAATCCGGCTTCATTGCTCTAGTACAATGGAAAACAATTGATTGGAAAAGGCCATTTAGAGGTCATTCAGACGTGTCTGAGCTGCTTCAGGTAGACTTTGACTTAGGATTTGtgtcaataaaaagaaaaatactcTCATCTTATTGGATGTTGGGACTTCCTTCACTTTTAGGTTGTTCTGCGTTCCACACGATAAAAAGTCTGACAGCCTTGGAATTTATTGAAGGCCAAGACCGGAGAGCACTTCATGTGAAACAGAATTTATTGTTGCCAATGTTCGTTTGGAGCCAATTCAATGTCGGAGCGAAACATGATCAAGACCTCTCAAAGTGCATTTGAATGtgagcaaaagcaaaatttcaattaaaacggAGGATAAAGGTTGACTTTACTCCCTGTCAACATTTGGTTGAATTagtcacattttggcatttgtgATGTTGACAACCTTTGTTTCTGAACCTTCCACCAAGACCATACattattgatttgaatattcattctttttgctttgttcTCCTAAAAATCCTCgtgtttggtttggtattTGCATGACAATGATTAATCTGTTGATAAGCACTTAATTGAAAACCGTGCAAGCCAGCGTGACCGATTAATACAACCCAACCAAAACATTGGTCCCTGAAAGCCGATCAAATCAGTTTAGGGTCGAAGGAGTAATCCATGTGTAATTAACTCAATATCCCAACAGAGACCTTTTCGTAGTTAGAAAGGCTCAAGGATACTTGCATGCACTTAAAATCATAAATAATGGCATGAAAATCAACTGACGTCATGTATTTTGTGTAAGTTATGACCTTATTTCGTTTACTGACAAGACATGTTGACAATTGGCCGAGCAACGGTTTCATACTTCAACACATGACATATGATGAAGCTTTCTTCCACTTAATAATCAGTTACACCAGCAAGTATGAGTGAAAATCAACGACGTTTTTTACATAATTCGTTTTcctcaaatttttcaaacatcaaGGCCAGTTATCCGCAAGACAAAGGTACATGATTTTAACAATTGTTTATATAAAAGTAAGAATAAACCAAGTCTCGTGggtacatgaaaaaaaacttgactaATAACTGTTCCAAAGAAAGAGATCCATGGATTGTTAAGTTCCGTAAATCCAATTTGACAGGGTTAAAGTGACATTACCCATGTTCGTGATCGAAAGTGCCCGTACTAGTGTTCTCTTTTAGAAGTTTATTGTCACGATCCCACGAAATAGAAATGCGCAAAGCCTGTTTCCTACACCTTTTATGACCCTTAAGGCAGGGCATTTGTTCTGGAACTCCACCATCTCCCTCATGTCactttttgagggaaattgTCTAGGTAGGGTAGTCCTTGTCAAGTTAGTAGTCacggttatttttttttatgtgtgGGCCACACTTGTCTTGTGATCATAAAGGCCCCTTGGCCGTCAATGTCATACTTACTAAACAAAACTTTTTACCCAATTCGTGGTGCAGCTtccaaagacgaaaaaaagaatctgAACAGCCCACGACATTATTTCGAGTTGGCAAATTTGTGTCCAACTTGGTAAGTCGTGTGATTTGACGATAAAGTTGGGAAAAGTGCTCGAGAATGAGTCCATGGAAGCCAGGCATGTTGACCACGTACTCTGTTTGTGGTGCGagattttttattgaaataattACTATTATTCAAATTCTAGCCACAACATTTTCAACCAAGACAGCCCTGTTGAATCTGTACACTTTTTTTACCTACCCCAAGGAAATTGAAAGTCAAAGAAATGGAGGCAACTGATTCCCAAAGGGATCACTTGAGGAACACTTGGTCTCAACTTACCGTCACACCTTCTCCGGTCTTCTGACTGTCCACGAACTCCTTCTCGGTGAGCAGGCCGGTTCCATCCTTGTCGGCGGCCTCGACAATCTTTTGCACCTCTTCTCTTGTGACGTCGACCCCGTGGCTCATGTAGATCCCGTAGACGTCATCGACCGTGAGGCGGCCGTCTCCATTCTTGTCGGCCTTGCGGAAGGCCTCAATGAGCGCCTCTCTCTTGTGGCGATCGCGGATCTTTTGCTGATTGAAAAGCACAATTGCGGACATGCTGTGGCAGCTATGCATACGGATAACCTGAAATTTCAATCTCCACCACTGGTCAGCTCAATTCTTGTCGGTGTTTGGTGATGGGATGATGGGGCAGGTATCACTAATGGGCGGGCAAGAAACGCTCCTCTTCACACGGACAAGATTTCGAGTGTGTTAGAAACAGATTAGTGTGGTTGGCTGCGAGGTTACCTCTCCGGCTTAACGATTGGGATTGCGGCGAAAAATTCGTGGTCTCGGGTGAAATGGATCCGTCGTGATGATCAGACAAAGGCAATGAATGATGGTTGGATTGTTTTCCAAGAGGACGATTGTATGCAAGAGTCCTCACATGGGCTCTGTTCGTTCCCGAGTGGCACTTATACCAACAGTTCCCCGGGCCAAAATGTGTTGTAGGCAGTGGAATGGAAAAGGGAACGGAACGGAGGAActaacgaacgaacgaacacgAGCGAAAGATTGGGTTCCCTTTGAACCAAGCAGAGGCCGATTGTAGTACATAACAGAGAAGGGCGAGGGAAAGAACGCGAAGAAAAGGGACAGAGAGAAACCGGGGACGAGAGCTCGGGGACGAGAATCTGGATGGCCTCTTGGTACCAAATAGTTGGGTGATGGAACTCGGAGAAGAAATGAAACGAACATCGAAGAGGCTTCTAAATTTCAGTTCTCCTTGAGCAAGGGTCTCGTCCTCTCACTGGGTCAACATTCGTTGAAAAGGGATTTAGAACTTGTTGGCTGTGGCGATGACGATCACAACTCAGCAAAGATCCCTAGACATATGTACATAGTAGAGGGTTGTATTTTCGGATACACCCAGGAATTAGGTGGCTCCATGTTCCCTCTTGGAGAGCCTGGGAGGCCCAAGGGCCAAAAGTTCGTTTTCCCTGTCTGGATAGCCTTTCGAGAGGTCTTTTCATTAGTACGAGCCGTTAGCTCAGGTCCCTGGGAAGGAACATTCCAAGAGCCCGTGAGAGAGAAGAAGACGGACCGAGTGAGGGAAACGAACGAAGACAGCCTCCTTGTCCAACTTCTGGAACAACTACCGTGGTACAATACTATACTTGTGTGCGTTGCTTGGAGAGGTCTGGTACCTTGGCTCTGGCCTTGCGTCTCAAGCAAGGCGC
This DNA window, taken from Tigriopus californicus strain San Diego chromosome 9, Tcal_SD_v2.1, whole genome shotgun sequence, encodes the following:
- the LOC131886651 gene encoding calmodulin-like, with translation MSAIVLFNQQKIRDRHKREALIEAFRKADKNGDGRLTVDDVYGIYMSHGVDVTREEVQKIVEAADKDGTGLLTEKEFVDSQKTGEGVTVMEDPKSQDDRQQPKDAGKQAELAFKLYDKDKDGYITKSEMEKLSKNLSKEQIEKVFARFDADGDGRLSYAEFRKMMNK